One stretch of Gadus macrocephalus chromosome 12, ASM3116895v1 DNA includes these proteins:
- the LOC132469511 gene encoding uncharacterized protein LOC132469511 gives MCRNLSTRVVHWRVDNTCRNKVPPLCLTSLYGPIQVIYYGSLFSRPPQTTELSRRAEMSAVPSPPTLRARLETFECHFTWNLNSQRKDLFLLRDILEDIGAEDGNLWRGHIYNLQAYVHFLLASEEETPGSTMSDALRCFGQAGEAFRQVRNPVADDGPWLLVNYGNLAWLHYHREEWSESLAYLGKAEALLREYPSPIQGQPHQVVLAEKAWTLMNFGQAGKRSAVELFGKAIEVQPAGPVEWTTSHALALAMSSPPYTSSPEQEADILETLRCAVEGDPDNLYIAVVYLGRRAMTDSTGIAERARELTEEVLERSQTTYSGIRPLLRVYRMHVSLDEAIDVAKKALERHPTKRHLKFGLANCYKSKIFSAGDSPLIEDLRSRAIVLYEEVCSLYPHSFLLGRITLASLYTQSRNPDIMKCDKIFRDLLKIDLEPVQRQMLNNQYAKFLHFSLQDRRRSIDYHMKAAEILHSSRFRRESIQILTQIKNRSMNRMCGEIEDFLAKLTFIEGCTQVKEDEEVEGTRVGRVCRGVDNTCRNKVPPLCLTSLYGPIQVIYYGSLFSRPPQTTELSRRAEMSAVPSPPTLKARLETFECHFTWNLNSHRNHLFLLRDKLEDIGTEDGNLWLGHIYNLQAYVHFLLASEEETPGSTMSDALRCFGQAGEAFRQVRNTVADDGPWLLVNYGNLAWLQCHRDKLSESVAYLGKAEALLREYPSPIPGQPHQEVLAEKAWTLMNFGQDGKRSAVELFRKAIEVEPACPVEWTTSHALALAITYPPDSPKQEADVLETLRRAVEGDPDNLYIAVMYLGRSARNDSSGFAERARELTKKVLKRSQSSYSGIRPLLRVYRLHGSLDEAIDVANEALERHPTKRHLKHCLASCYKWKIFSDGESPLIEGLRRRAISLYEELCSLYPHSFLVKKVAMANLYARKTSSNHDNMEADKIYKELLEIDLEPAQRQILYNKYAKFLYFSLQDRQGSIEYHMKAAEIPHSSWHQTNSRDVLTKIKNRRMNRMCGEIEDFLAKLTL, from the exons ATGTGCCGAAACCTATCAACACGCGTTGTCCACTGGAGAGTAGATAACACCTGCCGAAATAAAGTTCCACCTTTATGTCTAACGTCACTTTATGGCCCCATACAAGTTATATATTACGGATCACTGTTCAGTCGTCCTCCACAAACCACTGAGCTGTCAAGGAGAGCCGAGATGAG TGCGGTTCCAAGTCCCCCGACCCTGAGGGCCCGACTGGAGACCTTCGAGTGCCACTTCACGTGGAACCTGAACAGCCAAAGAAAGGACCTTTTCCTTCTCCGGGACATACTGGAGGACATCGGCGCCGAGGACGGCAACCTCTGGCGGGGACACATCTACAACCTGCAGGCCTACGTCCACTTCCTCCTGGCCTCTGAAGAGGAGACCCCAGGCTCCACCATGAGCGACGCCCTGCGCTGCTTCGGCCAGGCGGGGGAGGCCTTCCGGCAGGTGAGGAACCCCGTGGCGGACGACGGTCCCTGGCTGCTGGTCAACTACGGCAACCTGGCCTGGCTGCACTACCACCGGGAGGAGTGGTCCGAGAGCCTCGCGTACTTGGGCAAGGCGGAGGCACTGCTGCGAGAATACCCGTCTCCGATACAGGGGCAGCCCCATCAGGTGGTCCTGGCCGAGAAAGCATGGACCCTCATGAACTTCGGCCAGGCCGGCAAACGCAGTGCGGTGGAGCTCTTCGGGAAAGCCATCGAGGTGCAACCAGCAGGCCCCGTTGAGTGGACCACCAGCCATGCGTTGGCCTTGGCGATGTCTTCTCCTCCATACACCTCGTCACCAGAGCAGGAGGCGGACATCTTGGAGACCCTGAGATGCGCCGTTGAAGGCGATCCAGACAACTTGTACATTGCTGTGGTGTACCTTGGGAGACGCGCCATGACCGACAGCACAGGGATCGCAGAGCGAGCCCGTGAGCTGACCGAGGAGGTGCTGGAAAGGTCCCAGACCACCTACAGCGGGATCCGACCCCTGCTGAGAGTCTACAGAATGCACGTGTCCCTGGATGAGGCCATCGACGTGGCGAAAAAGGCTCTAGAGAGGCATCCGACCAAACGGCATCTCAAATTCGGCCTGGCGAACTGCTACAAGTCGAAGATCTTCTCAGCCGGGGACAGTCCCTTGATCGAGGACCTGAGGAGTCGAGCCATCGTTCTCTATGAGGAGGTGTGCAGCCTGTATCCTCATTCTTTCCTATTGGGGAGGATCACCCTGGCGAGTTTATACACACAGTCAAGGAATCCTGACATCATGAAGTGTGACAAGATATTTAGGGATttgttgaaaattgatttagagCCAGTCCAGCGGCAAATGCTTAATAACCAATATGCAAAATTCCTCCACTTCAGTCTTCAAGACCGACGGAGGTCAATAGATTATCACATGAAGGCAGCAGAAATACTGCATTCCTCCAGGTTTCGGAGAGAGAGCATACAGATTCTGACCCAGATTAAGAATAGAAGTATGAACCGAATGTGTGGAGAAATTGAGGACTTTCTGGCCAAACTAACCTT TATCGAAGGCTGCACTcaggtcaaggaggatgaggaagttgAGGGAACCAGAGTCGGCAGAG TGTGCAGGGGGGTAGATAACACATGCCGAAATAAAGTTCCACCTTTATGTCTAACGTCACTTTATGGCCCCATACAAGTTATATATTACGGATCACTGTTCAGTCGTCCTCCACAAACCACTGAGCTGTCAAGGAGAGCTGAGATGAG TGCAGTTCCAAGTCCCCCGACCCTGAAGGCCCGACTGGAGACCTTCGAGTGCCACTTCACGTGGAACCTGAACAGCCACAGAAACCACCTTTTCCTTCTCAGGGACAAACTGGAGGACATCGGCACCGAGGACGGCAACCTCTGGCTGGGACACATCTACAACCTGCAGGCCTACGTCCACTTCCTCCTGGCCTCTGAAGAGGAGACCCCAGGCTCCACCATGAGCGACGCGCTGCGCTGCTTCGGCCAGGCGGGGGAGGCCTTCCGGCAGGTGAGGAACACCGTGGCGGACGACGGTCCCTGGCTGCTGGTCAACTACGGCAACCTGGCCTGGCTGCAATGCCACCGGGACAAGTTGTCCGAGAGCGTAGCGTACTTGGGCAAGGCGGAGGCACTGCTGCGAGAATACCCGTCTCCGATACCGGGGCAGCCCCATCAGGAGGTCCTGGCCGAGAAAGCATGGACCCTCATGAACTTCGGCCAGGACGGCAAACGCAGTGCGGTGGAGCTCTTCAGGAAAGCCATCGAGGTGGAACCAGCATGCCCCGTGGAGTGGACCACCAGCCACGCGTTGGCCTTGGCGATTACTTATCCTCCAGACTCACCAAAGCAGGAGGCGGACGTCTTGGAGACCCTGAGACGTGCCGTTGAAGGCGATCCAGACAACTTGTACATTGCTGTGATGTACCTTGGGAGAAGCGCCAGGAACGACAGCAGTGGGTTCGCAGAGCGAGCCCGTGAGCTGACCAAGAAGGTGCTGAAAAGGTCTCAGAGCAGCTACAGCGGGATCCGACCCCTGCTGAGAGTCTACAGACTGCACGGGTCCCTGGATGAGGCCATCGACGTGGCGAACGAGGCTCTAGAGAGGCATCCGACCAAACGGCATCTCAAACACTGCCTGGCGAGCTGCTACAAGTGGAAGATCTTCTCAGACGGGGAAAGTCCCTTGATCGAGGGCCTGAGGAGACGAGCCATCAGTCTCTATGAGGAGCTGTGCAGCCTGTATCCTCATTCTTTCCTAGTGAAGAAGGTCGCCATGGCGAATTTGTACGCACGCAAAACGTCAAGCAATCATGACAACATGGAGGCTGACAAGATATATAAGGAGTTGTTGGAAATTGATTTAGAGCCAGCCCAGCGGCAAATACTTTACAACAAATATGCGAAATTCCTCTACTTCAGTCTTCAAGACCGACAGGGGTCAATAGAGTATCACATGAAGGCAGCAGAAATACCGCATTCCTCCTGGCATCAGACAAACAGCAGAGACGTGCTGACCAAGATTAAGAATAGAAGGATGAACCGAATGTGTGGAGAAATTGAGGACTTTCTGGCCAAACTAACCTTGTAG
- the LOC132469716 gene encoding interferon-induced protein with tetratricopeptide repeats 2-like: protein MCRNLSTRVVHWRVDNTCRNKVPPLCLTSLYGPIQVIYYGSLFSRPPQTTELSRRAEMSAVPSPPTLRARLETFECHFTWNLNSQRKDLFLLRDILEDIGAEDGNLWRGHIYNLQAYVHFLLASEEETPGSTMSDALRCFGQAGEAFRQVRNPVADDGPWLLVNYGNLAWLHYHREEWSESLAYLGKAEALLREYPSPIQGQPHQVVLAEKAWTLMNFGQAGKRSAVELFGKAIEVQPAGPVEWTTSHALALATSSPPYTSSPEQEADILETLRCAVEGDPDNLYIAVVYLGRRAMTDSTGIAERARELTEEVLKRSQTSYSGIRPLLRVYSEHVSLDEAIDVAKEALERHPTNRHLKYGLANCYKWKIFSDRDRDSPLIEDLRSRAIGLYEELCSLYPHSFLLGRIALASLYAQSRNPDNMEADKIFRDLLEIDLEPAQRQILYNKYAKFLHFSLQDRRRSIDYLMKAAEILHSSRFRRESIDILTQIMNRRMDRMSGEIEDFLAQLTL from the exons ATGTGCCGAAACCTATCAACACGCGTTGTCCACTGGAGAGTAGATAACACCTGCCGAAATAAAGTTCCACCTTTATGTCTAACGTCACTTTATGGCCCCATACAAGTTATATATTACGGATCACTGTTCAGTCGTCCTCCACAAACCACTGAGCTGTCAAGGAGAGCCGAGATGAG TGCGGTTCCAAGTCCCCCGACCCTGAGGGCCCGACTGGAGACCTTCGAGTGCCACTTCACGTGGAACCTGAACAGCCAAAGAAAGGACCTTTTCCTTCTCCGGGACATACTGGAGGACATCGGCGCCGAGGACGGCAACCTCTGGCGGGGACACATCTACAACCTGCAGGCCTACGTCCACTTCCTCCTGGCCTCTGAAGAGGAGACCCCAGGCTCCACCATGAGCGACGCCCTGCGCTGCTTCGGCCAGGCGGGGGAGGCCTTCCGGCAGGTGAGGAACCCCGTGGCGGACGACGGTCCCTGGCTGCTGGTCAACTACGGCAACCTGGCCTGGCTGCACTACCACCGGGAGGAGTGGTCCGAGAGCCTCGCGTACTTGGGCAAGGCGGAGGCACTGCTGCGAGAATACCCGTCTCCGATACAGGGGCAGCCCCATCAGGTGGTCCTGGCCGAGAAAGCATGGACCCTCATGAACTTCGGCCAGGCCGGCAAACGCAGTGCGGTGGAGCTCTTCGGGAAAGCCATCGAGGTGCAACCAGCAGGCCCCGTTGAGTGGACCACCAGCCATGCGTTGGCCTTGGCGACGTCTTCTCCTCCATACACCTCGTCACCAGAGCAGGAGGCGGACATCTTGGAGACCCTGAGATGCGCCGTTGAAGGCGATCCAGACAACTTGTACATTGCTGTGGTGTACCTTGGGAGACGCGCCATGACCGACAGCACAGGGATCGCAGAGCGAGCCCGTGAGCTGACCGAGGAGGTGCTGAAAAGATCCCAGACCAGCTACAGCGGGATCCGACCCTTGCTGAGAGTCTACAGTGAGCACGTGTCCCTTGATGAGGCCATCGACGTGGCGAAAGAGGCTCTAGAGAGGCATCCGACCAATCGGCACCTCAAATACGGCCTGGCAAACTGCTACAAGTGGAAGATCTTCtcagacagggacagggacagtcCCTTGATCGAGGACCTGAGGAGTCGAGCCATCGGTCTCTATGAGGAGCTGTGCAGCCTGTATCCTCATTCTTTCCTATTGGGGAGGATCGCCCTGGCGAGTTTATACGCACAGTCAAGGAATCCTGACAACATGGAAGCTGACAAGATATTTAGGGATTTGTTGGAAATTGATTTAGAGCCAGCCCAGCGGCAAATACTTTATAACAAATATGCAAAATTCCTCCACTTCAGCCTTCAAGACCGACGGAGGTCAATAGATTATCTCATGAAGGCAGCAGAAATACTGCATTCCTCCAGGTTTCGGAGAGAGAGCATAGACATTCTGACCCAGATTATGAATAGAAGGATGGACCGAATGTCTGGTGAAATTGAGGACTTTCTGGCCCAACTAACCTTGTAG